In Clostridium sp. DL-VIII, the following proteins share a genomic window:
- a CDS encoding amino acid ABC transporter substrate-binding protein: protein MKINKLIKKLTIVAVIAALGVGLIGCNKSSGGKSALDKDELVIGLDDTFVPMGFKDESGKIVGFDVDLANAVAKKLNKTVKFQPIDWSMKETELNNGNIDLIWNGYSITDERKEKVDFSKPYLKNTQVIVTLADSNINSKSDLAGKKVGAQTGSTAVDAVEADGDIEKSLDGGKLITFEDNNAALMDLEAKRLDAIVVDEILARYYMKARGEEKYKILTDNFGDEEYGVGIKKGDTKFLDAFNKAFDEVKADGTAADISKKWFGQDIVLK, encoded by the coding sequence GCATTAGGAGTAGGCTTAATTGGATGTAATAAATCATCAGGGGGTAAAAGTGCATTAGATAAGGACGAGCTAGTAATAGGATTAGATGATACTTTTGTTCCAATGGGCTTTAAAGATGAAAGTGGAAAAATAGTTGGCTTTGATGTTGATTTAGCAAATGCAGTTGCTAAGAAATTAAACAAAACAGTAAAGTTTCAACCAATTGATTGGAGTATGAAAGAAACTGAACTTAATAATGGGAATATTGATTTAATATGGAATGGATATTCAATTACAGATGAAAGAAAAGAAAAAGTAGATTTTTCTAAGCCATATTTAAAGAATACTCAAGTTATAGTAACTTTAGCAGATTCTAATATAAATTCAAAAAGTGATTTAGCAGGAAAGAAAGTAGGAGCTCAAACTGGATCTACAGCAGTTGATGCAGTAGAAGCTGACGGTGATATAGAGAAAAGTCTTGATGGTGGAAAGCTTATTACTTTTGAAGATAATAACGCTGCATTAATGGATTTGGAAGCAAAGAGATTAGATGCAATAGTTGTAGATGAAATTTTGGCGAGATATTATATGAAGGCAAGAGGAGAGGAAAAATATAAAATTCTAACTGACAATTTTGGAGATGAAGAATATGGAGTTGGAATCAAAAAAGGTGATACTAAATTTTTAGATGCATTTAATAAAGCTTTTGATGAGGTTAAGGCTGATGGAACTGCAGCAGATATATCTAAAAAGTGGTTCGGACAAGATATAGTTCTTAAATAA